In Chitinivibrionales bacterium, the DNA window GTGACCGTACTTCCAGGTTCCACTTCTGAAAGAGAGCGTATCATGAGCTGAGGTGAATGCATCCTTAGCCATTTCAACCCGTTCAAAAGAAATGGTGGAATCATCAACCCATTTCGCGCTGTCGGGCCCCCATTTCCCGGGGGCCGAATAAAACGCCTTTGTCAATGAATCACCGGAAATCTTCCAGATTTGAAAACCATTCGCCATGAACCCGGCTTCGATGTCACGATAATCGCAGAGCAGATAGTTCCGTCCCGGGCCGATCGTCGGCCTCGATATGAGCGTGTCGCATTTGCCATTCCTCATGTTGACGGAGAGCCAATCGCCCCACTCCCATCCTTCCCGTTCGATGACGATCGCGGACAGGGCCGGCAAATAATCCGTCACGAAATATCCGACCTGCCCGTCGTTGTCCGTATGCAGCAAGGTATCGTTGAACTGAATTTTGCTTCCATTGTCAAGGATAATCGTGAGGCTCGAGTCGTTTGCCCGGAAAACTCTGTTCCGCAATTGATCCAGCAGTTTCTTTTCTTCCATCCGCATGGTTTTTTCCTGGGCATTGGGCGCCGCGTCAGGCTGACCATTTTTCTGGCTCGAGTCCGCCGACGCGGAACCGTTTGCCGCTTTCGATGGCGCTTGAGCGTTACCGGATGATTTCGGCGCGCACGAGAGCACGGCAAGAAGAAGCGTCCCTGCTGCGAGCTTAAATGAGCATGGTCTCATCAGAGTTCCTTTTGATGAATTGAAAGACCCCGCTGCAAGCCACGGCGCCGCGCGTTCCTTCCGCATCACCGCGAGACAATGACGCGCTTCACCGGCTGATACACGCCGTCCACTCCGAACCGCACAAAGTAAACGCCGGCCGGAAACGCCGCGCCGGCCTGGGATTTCGCGAGCTGGACCGGATGCCACCCTTCATTCTGGAGCGATGCGGGAATCGCTCTTGTCAATTTCCCGTTCGCGCTCACGATCTGCACCGACACCAGCGCCGGCCGCGCAATATAGTAGCGCAGCCCGCCGCGCATGAGAACGGCCTTGAAGGAAGAAAACGCGGAGGGTGCGGACGGACGCGTTATCATGGCCGTCGTAAACGGCGGGTCGGTGACCGGGTATACGGTGAATGCGGTCGAAGCGGCGGGCTGCGGCAGGCCCGCGCAGGTGCTCGACACCGTGACGACGCCCGGCGTGAACAGGGAGCGCACCGCGATCTTGCACATGCCGCCCTCCATCTGGAGTTCCGGGTCGGTGGGCGCGTGCCAGGTCTTGGGCATGGCGGCGTTGACGCGCTGGTCGGACCCGCCGCGGTAGTTGCCCGGGCCGGAAACGCCGAAGGTTATGTTGTGGCTGTCAAGCGGACACCAGGTGCCGGCGCTGTCCACCACCGTGGCCAGGATGAAGGCCGCGTCGGTGCCGTTGGCGCGGATCTCGTACACGCCGCCGTCGGGCCGGACGAGCGGCGGCTCCACGGTGAGCGTCACGTGGTGCGCCGGTCCCGCGGTCTTCTTCTCATCGAAGCACACCACATTTCCGGTATTGTCAAGACCCTCGGCGCGCAGCGTCCCGGCCTGCCATGCCACGTTCCAGTAACACTGGAACGGCAGCTGCGTCGCGGCCTGGGTGTGGTCGTTGTCCGGCGGCACGCCGGCCGCGGGATTTGGTTTCTTCACGCCCTGGCTCACGCCGTTGATGAGGAGCCGCGCGCTGTCGCAGTTGCAGAAGACGTTTACCTGAACGTTACCGGAGCGGTTCCAGTGGTGCGCGATGGCGATCTCTGGATGGAGGGAGAAAGGAACCCAGCACACCCGCCACGCGTTATACAGGAATTTCGGGATGCGGTTGAAATCGAGCATGGAACAGCCGAACGACCGCTCCTTCTGGTTGGGCATGTCGAGGAAATATCCGTCTTCGCCGGGCGTCTCGGACAGGTACCACTGCGCGATGCCGAAGCAGCTGTTGGCCTGGCTCTGCACCCATTCCTGCAGGTAATCGGCGACGAACGCGATCTCCTGGTCGTACCCCCATCTTGACAAGCGGCCATAATTGCTCCAGTCCTCCGAGCCCCACGCCGGGTTGTTGGGGAAGTTGTGCTTCACGCCTATTTCGCAGCCCGTGGCCGTGCATCCGAGGATGTACCCGTTGGCAGGGCTCGGCGTGCGGTCTGCCTGCACGCGCGTGTGGATCGAGTCCCATGTATTGGCAAGCCCCTGGCACTGCTGGGCAAGGCCGGTGCTGACCGGGCCGTTGCTTACCTCCCACGCGAGCACCGACGGATGGTTCCGGTCGCGGATGATCATGTCGCGGTGCACCTCGGCCTTGAGCGTCTGGTTGCAGGGCCCGCACGCGCCCTCATGCTCGCCGCTTGGCTGCACGAGCGCGATGCCGTACGCGTCGCAGGCGGCAACAAACTCGGGACTGCACGGAGAATGGCCGGGGCGCCACAGGTTGCCGCCGCAGCCCGACAGGATCTTCGCGTCGCGCCACTGCTGCTCCTCGGGCACGGCCGTGCCGAGCGCCGG includes these proteins:
- a CDS encoding DUF4982 domain-containing protein, which translates into the protein MDSKKMSAAAFIIVIISAALCFAETYTPEPSNRVKINLGETPWKFLRNDPAMNGASGPQAVGYNDSSWKTVGIPYTWNDTDTYVNEPSGGDDGTAYGGTNWYRKHFTLDNQYADRKIFVEIEGAHVGCQVYINGTFMHGNSATDPNATHVTGFMGFVVDITPYVTFGGADNVLAVRVSKNQAFYGDPGFSEIFRFGQADGGLFRPVWMHITDKVHVPLNLYSVLNQWGTYCAAVTATDASATVFLQTNVRNDGTAAADVSLTTKVVDKDNNVVLTLTGTQTVPAGASYAFGQTGDIANPHLWYPNNSIYGGPYMYKVYHIVKVGGTTVDVFESPLGIRVLTWDKDYPYYNGRKHFLWGASARYDYPALGTAVPEEQQWRDAKILSGCGGNLWRPGHSPCSPEFVAACDAYGIALVQPSGEHEGACGPCNQTLKAEVHRDMIIRDRNHPSVLAWEVSNGPVSTGLAQQCQGLANTWDSIHTRVQADRTPSPANGYILGCTATGCEIGVKHNFPNNPAWGSEDWSNYGRLSRWGYDQEIAFVADYLQEWVQSQANSCFGIAQWYLSETPGEDGYFLDMPNQKERSFGCSMLDFNRIPKFLYNAWRVCWVPFSLHPEIAIAHHWNRSGNVQVNVFCNCDSARLLINGVSQGVKKPNPAAGVPPDNDHTQAATQLPFQCYWNVAWQAGTLRAEGLDNTGNVVCFDEKKTAGPAHHVTLTVEPPLVRPDGGVYEIRANGTDAAFILATVVDSAGTWCPLDSHNITFGVSGPGNYRGGSDQRVNAAMPKTWHAPTDPELQMEGGMCKIAVRSLFTPGVVTVSSTCAGLPQPAASTAFTVYPVTDPPFTTAMITRPSAPSAFSSFKAVLMRGGLRYYIARPALVSVQIVSANGKLTRAIPASLQNEGWHPVQLAKSQAGAAFPAGVYFVRFGVDGVYQPVKRVIVSR